The Toxorhynchites rutilus septentrionalis strain SRP chromosome 3, ASM2978413v1, whole genome shotgun sequence genome includes a region encoding these proteins:
- the LOC129776892 gene encoding uncharacterized protein LOC129776892, giving the protein MSTADSLTVISPQDWPVLRDLFTDNWPTHLVAYHTVNNFIQWYQKDPEIKNLKFYSLNNSWRKDGTYVIVDRYQLFLYTLAVGSDVLERALHLLDWSQGFKVSSFLARHRNAVVNVVDAKGLRKEYDSCTYLYYMPKEESAKLTVNLPEGLRLSSLTPEDAVKADAVWPNRHAGSLFLLKRLAAWNPNVGLYNTHGELVAWCFRLQAGPLGVLQVDEKHFKKGYGTIVTMAMAKKLAEMNEDCFALVGNGNIPSKRMFEKIGFRHTDFAYWLRTYPAVPFHWSDN; this is encoded by the exons ATGAGCACCGCAGATTCATTGACTGTGATATCACCACAAGATTGGCCTGTATTACGCGATTTGTTTACGGACAATTGGCCAACGCACCTAGTAGCTTATCACACGGTGAATAACTTTATTCAGTGGTATCAGAAGGATCCTGAAATTAAGAATCTCAAGTTCTACAGTCTGAACAACAGCTGGCGTAAGGACGGAACCTATGTGATAGTG GATCGTTATCAGTTGTTTCTTTACACGCTCGCTGTCGGCAGTGATGTATTGGAACGGGCATTGCACTTGCTTGATTGGAGCCAAGGGTTCAAAGTGAGTTCTTTCCTCGCGAGACATCGCAATGCAGTGGTGAATGTTGTCGATGCGAAAGGACTGCGGAAGGAGTACGACAGTTGCACTTATCTGTATTACATGCCCAAAGAAGAATCAGCAAAGCTGACAGTTAACCTACCCGAAGGTCTTCGGCTGAGCTCTTTAACGCCTGAGGATGCTGTCAAAGCTGACGCAGTATGGCCGAATAGACACGCAGGATCGTTGTTCTTACTGAAAAGGCTAGCTGCTTGGAACCCCAACGTGGGATTGTATAACACCCACGGCGAACTTGTTGCATGGTGTTTCAG ATTACAAGCAGGTCCGCTTGGTGTACTACAGGTAGACGAAAAACATTTCAAGAAAGGCTACGGAACGATCGTAACCATGGCAATGGCTAAGAAGCTGGCCGAGATGAATGAGGACTGTTTTGCCCTCGTTGGAAATGGCAATATTCCTTCGAAGCGAATGTTCGAAAAAATCGGATTCCGACACACCGATTTTGCTTACTGGCTACGGACGTATCCGGCAGTACCGTTCCATTGGAGTGATAATTAG